Genomic DNA from Synergistaceae bacterium:
CTGGGAGGTCAGCTCACCCTGTTTCGTGAACTCCTCTACCAGAAGGTTTTGATAAGATTCCGGGAGAGTTTTGAACCATTGCTCTCCGACCATAAGACCGTTGAGGAGCTGGAAATGTCCCGTTTTATCGATATATTTCAGGACTTCGTACACGCGTGCGCCCCAGTTCGCGGAGTGTTGGCTTTCGCAGCCATCGATGGCCTGTTGCTGTACGGCGGTGTACACTTCGGTCCAGCCCATCGCGACGGGAGTGGCGCCCAACGCCCGGACCGACTCGGACCAAGCGGGCGCGCCGGGAGTACGAATCCGAAGACCTTTCAGATCCTCCGGGGTTTTGATCGGCTTGTTCGTCATGAAATGACGGGCTCCAGCGAACCAGTTGAATGCCAAGATGCGGATGTTATTTTCATCGGCCAGCTTACGAATACATTCCTTCCAGTAGTTGGTGGCTTCGACTTTCAGCAGATCGTCGTAATTGTCGGCGAAGTAGGCGACACCAACGATACCGACGTCCTTGACGTAATTCGCCATACGTCCGGCGTCCGTCACCACAGCGACGTTAACGCCCTGGATCGCCTGCTCGATGACATCCTCGTCGCTGCCCAACTGCGCGCTGGGATAGACCAGAACTTTGAATTTTCCGCCAGTACGCTCGGCCACACGCTCGGCGAGGGCATAAAACCCCTGACAGAATGGGTCGGAATCGGCCATTTGCGTGGAAATTCTGAGAGTATATCCTTTGCCGTCCCCTTCGACCGGTTCGCCGGCTGACGCGGCAAAAGCGGGAAGCACCGCTGACAATAGAAGCATAGACACTACAGATAGTACTGAAAGAAACTTTTTCACATTTCATCCCTCCACTTCAGATTGTGTTTAGTACTTGTTATTCACGACTTGTTCGAGCCAAACGCCGAAAACCCACATTAAAAATTCGATTACTCCGTGTATAATCTCACCATAGTGATCATATTATAGTATAGATATAGAAATTAATATTTAATTATCCTACTATAATGCAACTCTCCTCCGGAATGCAACTCTCCTCCGGGCTTGAATAAAGGTGACAGCAAACCGAATGACCGGGCGAAATTTCCCGCATTTGAGGGCGCGTTTGCTGGCAGATAGGCATCTTTTCCCGGCAGCGCAGGTGGAAAGCGCATCCTTGGGGCACGTTGACGGGGCTGGGGATTTCACCGGAGGAGATAATCTTCTCGGACTTCAGCTTCTCTTCTTCGACCGTTGCAACCGGTATCGAGGAGAGCAACATCTGGGTGTAGGGATGGCGGGGGTTCTGAAAAAACTCCGAGGTTCGCGCCTGCTCGCACATCCGGCCCAAGTACAAAATCGCCACGCGGTCGGCCACATTGCGCATGAGACTCAGATCATGGGTAATGAAAAGATAAGAAAGATTTCGCTCGCGCTGAAGCTTCACCAGCTTCCCAATAACTTTGGCTTGAATCGAAACGTCCAGAGCCGAGGTGGGCTCGTCGAGAACGATCAGAGATGGGCGCGAGGCAAGAGCGCGGGCCACGGAGATCAATTGACGTTCTCCGCCTCCCAAAGCGTGAGGGTACTTGTCCGCGAAGTCACCCGGTAGTCCCACCTCTTCCAACAGTTCTTCGGTCCTCTTGTACATTTGTTCTTTCGAGAGTTCCTTATCGTGAACGGTCAGCGGCACCATCAGACTTTTACGCACCGTTCGCTTGGGGTTAAGGGAGGATCCAGGGTCCTGAAAGACGATCTGGATTTCTCCCTTTTGCCGCGGAGTACGGTAAAGCCCGGCGAGTTTTTCCCCCTTGTAGACGATGTCGCCCTCCGTCGCCTCGTACATCCCCACCAGCATGTAGGCGATGGTGCTCTTGCCAGACCCGGATTCCCCCACCAGACCCAGGGTTTCTCCCTCGCGCAGCTCCAAGTCCACGTCGTCGATGGCCTTCACCACAAGGCGATTTTTCAAGGGGAAATATTTCTTCAAGTGTTTGATTTCAAGTATTTTTCCTGTCGTCATTTTTTCTCGTCCTAATTTTTTTATCGCCCTATTTTGCGAAATGGCAACTGGTGCGGTGACCCAGGGAAATTTCCCGATGTGGTGGTTTCTGTGCGCGGCAAACTTCCTCCACGTGGGGGCAGCGTGGAGCGAAACGACACCCCTTCGGAGGCTGCGTGTAGTCTGGGATGCGCCCCGGAATTCCCTCGGCGAGGCTGTCCCCCGTCAACTTTGGAACACAGGCCATCAGAGCCACGGTGTAGGGGTGTCGGGGGTTCTTGAAAACGTCTTCGGTCGCCCCGCTTTCCACCACCGTTCCGGCATACATGATGTTGACATAACTGGTGGACTCACGGATGACGCCCAGAGAGTGCGAAACCATGATGACCGACAGCCCTTTATCCTCCGTCAGTCCATTGATGAGACGCAAGATTTGATCTTGAATCGTCACATCCAAAGACGTACCGGGCTCGTCGGCCAACATCAGCCGGCGTCCGGCCGCGATAGTGATCGCGATACACACCCTCTGCTTCATTCCTCCGGAAAGCTGGTAGGGAAAGCTCTTCATGATCCGCTTCGGGTCGGGGAGCATCACGTTGTTCAGGGCTTCGATCGCCAAGG
This window encodes:
- a CDS encoding ABC transporter ATP-binding protein; translation: MTSVSENRQENAAKKEAKKESEKKALLEVKDLSVSFDVYGKSSHVLDGISFRVGEGERVGLVGESGCGKTTMLKTILRVLPRNAIVNGGRILFEGRDVFEMPDTDLNAMRRRGAGMIFQDPSSALNPVFSVESQFLTALQYANPKSTPKKKLYALAIEALNNVMLPDPKRIMKSFPYQLSGGMKQRVCIAITIAAGRRLMLADEPGTSLDVTIQDQILRLINGLTEDKGLSVIMVSHSLGVIRESTSYVNIMYAGTVVESGATEDVFKNPRHPYTVALMACVPKLTGDSLAEGIPGRIPDYTQPPKGCRFAPRCPHVEEVCRAQKPPHREISLGHRTSCHFAK
- a CDS encoding ABC transporter ATP-binding protein, which gives rise to MTTGKILEIKHLKKYFPLKNRLVVKAIDDVDLELREGETLGLVGESGSGKSTIAYMLVGMYEATEGDIVYKGEKLAGLYRTPRQKGEIQIVFQDPGSSLNPKRTVRKSLMVPLTVHDKELSKEQMYKRTEELLEEVGLPGDFADKYPHALGGGERQLISVARALASRPSLIVLDEPTSALDVSIQAKVIGKLVKLQRERNLSYLFITHDLSLMRNVADRVAILYLGRMCEQARTSEFFQNPRHPYTQMLLSSIPVATVEEEKLKSEKIISSGEIPSPVNVPQGCAFHLRCREKMPICQQTRPQMREISPGHSVCCHLYSSPEESCIPEESCIIVG
- a CDS encoding C4-dicarboxylate TRAP transporter substrate-binding protein, with the translated sequence MKKFLSVLSVVSMLLLSAVLPAFAASAGEPVEGDGKGYTLRISTQMADSDPFCQGFYALAERVAERTGGKFKVLVYPSAQLGSDEDVIEQAIQGVNVAVVTDAGRMANYVKDVGIVGVAYFADNYDDLLKVEATNYWKECIRKLADENNIRILAFNWFAGARHFMTNKPIKTPEDLKGLRIRTPGAPAWSESVRALGATPVAMGWTEVYTAVQQQAIDGCESQHSANWGARVYEVLKYIDKTGHFQLLNGLMVGEQWFKTLPESYQNLLVEEFTKQGELTSQENIKLSDQYEAQMVEKGMEVVEVNLDAFKKAADTAYEVLGFTELRKQIYTEIGK